A window from Bufo bufo chromosome 1, aBufBuf1.1, whole genome shotgun sequence encodes these proteins:
- the RNF227 gene encoding RING finger protein 227 has translation MTSPSVDMEECGICYLDYDLERKPRPLAACRHVICSGCLKHLAAKGGEVTCPFCRAPSPLPSDDEEEEAGNGDVTGPFKWLKRMYRKSRAGSRRRGSLPKEDLRDMALMCSYFM, from the exons ATGACGTCACCCAGCGTCGACATGGAGGAGTGCGGCATCTGTTACCTTGACTACGACCTGGAGAGAAAGCCGCGCCCATTGGCCGCCTGTCGCCACGTGATCTGCTCCGGTTGCCTTAAGCACCTGGCGGCTAAAGGCGGCGAAGTGACCTGCCCCTTCTGCCGCGCGCCTTCCCCGCTGCCTAGCgacgacgaggaggaggaggcggggaACGGTGACGTCACGGGGCCGTTCAAGTGGTTGAAGAGAATGTACAGAAAATCCAGGGCGGGGTCTCGCCGTAGAG GTTCTCTTCCCAAGGAGGACCTGCGGGACATGGCGTTGATGTGCTCCTACTTCATGTGA